A single genomic interval of Pyruvatibacter sp. HU-CL02332 harbors:
- a CDS encoding glycosyltransferase family 39 protein codes for MPRNYSSARSASAPPIDRTLKIWPDGWRVTTAVMVMAGVYVLAHMLVRLPFSDVIAVDWVGETLYAQTLDWGQTPKYPPLPAWALWVVHQITGPGALSTLIVKYAALWGALVAYFFAARRVLAHDGWAVLATLSVLLLFQVAWNAHEGVTHTIFLTLAAPLTLLTVLRATASSSSVGRVWAYAGIGVVVAIGALSKQAYFAGLAALMFAMLMQPGYRRVLFSWYSLIAIAVVALLAGPHYVWALSSGFDFGGAASATLARPGSEGVAAQVLSGLWSSIRAPLLFLSPLIPLMLIIVPRSFAPATIAHPGTHGTTGADPVRLVRDTLLFGIAVLIVPVLVAGVAHYGERWMHPLMLLAPIYLVAAMRAARPSRRQIRALMWVILGLTLLALGWRLAGFVYPSQVTCGKCRLEVPYTDLADKVRDLGFSGGTLLAGDEHIAGNLRTHFPMARVVALNYGYYDPPIRDAGSSDPGQCLIVWRGGERDATVVVPASALSYAELTGLPDDASVEAYRLPHGHAFRPDDYKTSQFAAVLMPGSGRCR; via the coding sequence ATGCCCCGTAACTATTCTTCTGCAAGGTCAGCCTCAGCGCCTCCGATCGACCGGACCCTGAAAATCTGGCCGGATGGCTGGCGTGTCACGACCGCTGTGATGGTCATGGCCGGCGTCTATGTGTTGGCACATATGCTCGTCCGCCTGCCGTTCTCCGACGTGATTGCGGTCGATTGGGTGGGGGAAACTCTCTACGCGCAGACGCTTGATTGGGGGCAGACGCCGAAATATCCACCACTTCCTGCCTGGGCCTTGTGGGTGGTGCACCAAATCACGGGGCCGGGCGCACTCAGCACACTGATTGTTAAATACGCGGCATTGTGGGGTGCTCTGGTTGCATACTTCTTTGCTGCGCGCCGTGTGCTCGCCCACGATGGCTGGGCCGTTTTGGCTACCTTGTCCGTCCTGTTGTTGTTTCAGGTCGCATGGAACGCCCATGAGGGTGTCACGCACACCATCTTCTTGACGTTGGCTGCACCATTGACGCTGCTCACGGTTCTGCGGGCGACGGCTTCTTCTTCTTCTGTTGGGCGTGTATGGGCGTATGCGGGAATTGGCGTGGTGGTCGCCATCGGTGCCCTGTCCAAGCAGGCCTATTTTGCTGGTCTGGCTGCCTTGATGTTCGCGATGCTGATGCAGCCGGGGTACCGGCGGGTGTTGTTCAGTTGGTACTCCCTGATTGCCATTGCTGTGGTCGCGCTTCTGGCGGGCCCGCACTATGTGTGGGCGTTATCGAGCGGGTTTGATTTTGGGGGCGCAGCAAGTGCAACGCTCGCGCGGCCGGGCAGTGAGGGTGTTGCTGCACAGGTTCTATCTGGCTTGTGGTCCAGCATACGGGCGCCTTTGTTGTTTTTATCGCCGCTGATCCCCTTGATGCTGATTATCGTTCCACGCAGCTTTGCACCTGCCACCATCGCCCATCCAGGTACACACGGCACAACCGGTGCTGACCCTGTTCGGTTGGTGCGCGATACACTGCTGTTTGGGATCGCTGTCCTGATCGTCCCCGTACTTGTGGCGGGCGTCGCGCACTATGGAGAACGCTGGATGCATCCCCTGATGCTGCTGGCACCGATCTACCTGGTTGCGGCCATGCGGGCTGCCCGACCCAGTCGTCGGCAGATCAGGGCTTTGATGTGGGTGATACTCGGGCTCACGCTGCTTGCCCTTGGATGGCGTCTTGCGGGTTTTGTGTATCCCTCTCAAGTCACCTGCGGGAAGTGTCGCCTTGAAGTTCCGTATACAGATCTTGCTGATAAAGTGCGGGACTTGGGTTTTTCCGGCGGTACCCTTTTGGCTGGGGATGAGCATATCGCAGGCAATTTGCGGACGCATTTCCCAATGGCTCGCGTGGTTGCTCTCAATTACGGTTATTACGATCCGCCAATACGCGACGCTGGCTCATCTGATCCCGGGCAGTGCCTCATCGTGTGGCGGGGTGGGGAAAGAGACGCGACCGTCGTGGTTCCTGCGTCAGCGCTTAGCTATGCGGAACTGACGGGTTTGCCGGATGACGCAAGCGTTGAAGCCTATCGGCTCCCGCATGGCCATGCCTTCCGGCCGGACGACTACAAGACATCCCAGTTTGCCGCAGTGTTGATGCCCGGCTCAGGACGCTGCCGTTAG
- a CDS encoding HAMP domain-containing sensor histidine kinase produces MLRNTDKSSGSRSLLSNYSSTLGAQIDRRRSELALVASSKEAETASRAKSEFLANMSHELRTPLNAILGFSEIIHQGRFGSDAQSWERYQSYAGDIHEASTHLLHVVNDILDMSRIESGRLELDFQEVSATDLFAGVQNMLAERAEQAKLTLSIDIEDGLQNLEADERRLKQTLINLAGNAIKFTEPGGKVTLGARKAGLGIALFVADTGVGMTPGQLATAMEPFRQVDGTLARQQEGTGLGLPLAKAFAELHDANFSISSTPGTGTTALIRFPIHRIRKTEPASLSAAVD; encoded by the coding sequence ATGCTGCGAAACACAGACAAAAGTTCAGGCTCAAGGTCGCTGCTGTCGAACTATTCCTCGACGCTGGGGGCACAGATTGACCGCCGTCGCTCGGAGTTAGCGCTCGTCGCCTCCTCCAAGGAAGCCGAGACCGCAAGCCGCGCGAAAAGCGAGTTTCTGGCCAATATGAGCCATGAACTGCGCACGCCGCTCAATGCCATTCTCGGCTTTTCAGAAATTATCCATCAAGGCCGCTTTGGCTCCGACGCGCAAAGCTGGGAGCGGTACCAGAGTTACGCCGGCGACATCCACGAGGCGAGCACACATCTGCTCCACGTCGTGAACGATATTCTTGATATGTCGCGCATCGAAAGCGGGCGTCTGGAACTAGATTTCCAGGAAGTTTCCGCGACAGATCTGTTTGCAGGCGTTCAAAACATGCTCGCGGAGCGGGCCGAACAGGCAAAGCTGACACTGAGCATCGACATCGAAGACGGCCTGCAAAACCTCGAAGCTGACGAACGCCGTCTAAAACAGACCCTCATCAATCTTGCCGGCAATGCTATCAAGTTTACCGAACCAGGTGGCAAGGTAACCCTCGGCGCGCGCAAAGCCGGGCTGGGTATAGCCCTATTTGTGGCTGACACAGGTGTTGGCATGACACCAGGTCAGTTGGCCACAGCAATGGAGCCATTCCGTCAGGTGGACGGCACATTGGCGCGCCAACAAGAAGGCACAGGCCTTGGCCTGCCGCTCGCAAAAGCTTTTGCTGAGCTTCACGACGCAAATTTCAGCATATCCAGCACACCGGGGACAGGCACCACAGCGCTCATCCGGTTTCCAATACATCGCATCCGCAAAACCGAACCGGCATCACTTTCAGCCGCCGTTGACTAA
- a CDS encoding thioesterase family protein — translation MTNSTEKTNGPVVERAGDKWQPTAHAMGPFGGLHGGVVSGLLTGELEAMGLDKGWGKPVSATAYLVRPAPLEEFETQTEIVREGARLTVVENSLIAGGKLRSKVSMAFLNDVPVPGMEPYPDAPSDPDALTGWDFSPVFNTKTYLSAVEVRDDKAARMVWVRPKQPLTAASTPFAQTIAIADYATLFVTYLDGNRPKAGGWPNADISLHLSRLPEGEWIGVRPRSSWHPTGTGFTEAEIFDARGWIGRSGQSVALLPMPEDA, via the coding sequence ATGACCAATTCTACTGAGAAAACCAATGGCCCGGTTGTTGAGCGTGCAGGCGACAAGTGGCAGCCGACCGCCCACGCCATGGGTCCTTTCGGTGGTCTGCATGGGGGCGTTGTGTCCGGTCTGTTGACCGGTGAGCTCGAGGCCATGGGCCTCGACAAGGGATGGGGCAAGCCTGTGTCAGCAACTGCCTATCTGGTGCGACCTGCTCCGCTGGAGGAATTCGAGACCCAAACAGAAATCGTGCGCGAAGGGGCACGGCTTACGGTCGTTGAGAACAGTCTCATTGCGGGCGGCAAGCTGCGCTCCAAGGTCAGCATGGCATTCTTGAACGATGTTCCGGTGCCGGGCATGGAGCCGTATCCTGACGCCCCGAGTGATCCTGATGCTTTGACCGGGTGGGATTTCAGCCCTGTCTTCAACACCAAGACCTATCTGTCTGCTGTTGAGGTGCGCGACGACAAGGCTGCTCGCATGGTCTGGGTACGTCCAAAACAGCCGCTGACGGCCGCCTCCACGCCGTTTGCTCAAACAATTGCCATCGCCGATTATGCCACCTTGTTTGTGACCTATCTGGATGGCAACCGGCCCAAGGCTGGCGGGTGGCCCAATGCTGATATCTCGCTGCACCTCTCCCGCCTCCCTGAGGGCGAATGGATCGGCGTTCGGCCACGTAGCAGTTGGCACCCGACCGGCACCGGTTTTACCGAGGCAGAAATATTTGACGCGCGCGGGTGGATCGGGCGGTCCGGGCAAAGCGTGGCTTTGCTGCCAATGCCTGAAGACGCCTAG
- a CDS encoding ferric reductase-like transmembrane domain-containing protein: protein MRSFGVVIVLIALAIPAYWFAQLTPNRDAEALFSQYLGVTALVAMGLSQLLATRMAFLEPIFGGLDRIYVLHKWLGVGAIVAILLHDTIDAEMEALGRQTGLMEFAETLGEISLYGILILGVLTIATWVPYQFWRLTHKFMGAFFVLSALHFIFIGKPFDLGDPLAVYVLAFCAVGTLSYLYTLVPFGILQGRAAYEVAAVDKTDDTVAISLKPLKGGISHLAGQFAFVSFVVPGKSEVHPFTISSAPNADKTIRFTAKALGDYTRSLGELAVGTRARVSRAYGHFLPSKRSSCDVWIGAGIGITPFLAWSGRGDLVPRPTHLFYSVQSRNNAVGLHELEVAAARDPQLTLHVVDSKVSGRLTADMISDAVGGVGKGVNAHFCGPKPMRKALKDGLVAKGMRRSAFHYEEFEIRSDLGLRKMSGWLMARSLRRFSKTTSS from the coding sequence ATGCGTTCTTTCGGTGTTGTGATCGTCCTCATCGCGTTGGCCATTCCGGCCTACTGGTTTGCTCAGCTTACGCCGAACCGCGATGCGGAAGCCCTGTTCAGTCAGTATCTCGGTGTCACAGCGCTGGTTGCCATGGGACTGTCCCAGTTGCTGGCGACGCGCATGGCATTTCTGGAGCCAATCTTCGGTGGGCTTGACCGCATCTATGTGCTGCACAAATGGCTTGGTGTCGGCGCCATTGTCGCCATTTTGCTCCACGACACCATTGACGCCGAGATGGAGGCCCTTGGCCGTCAGACGGGCTTGATGGAGTTTGCAGAGACCCTGGGTGAGATAAGCCTCTACGGCATTCTCATTCTGGGCGTTTTGACCATCGCAACGTGGGTGCCGTATCAGTTCTGGCGTTTGACGCACAAATTCATGGGCGCGTTCTTTGTACTATCAGCATTGCACTTCATTTTTATCGGCAAGCCATTTGATCTGGGCGACCCCCTTGCTGTCTATGTCCTAGCATTTTGTGCGGTCGGAACACTTTCCTACCTCTACACACTGGTGCCATTCGGCATTCTTCAGGGCAGAGCCGCCTATGAGGTGGCCGCGGTTGATAAAACCGACGATACGGTTGCCATCAGTCTCAAACCTTTGAAGGGCGGCATCTCCCACCTCGCGGGGCAATTTGCATTCGTCTCTTTTGTGGTGCCGGGCAAAAGCGAAGTGCATCCCTTCACCATCAGTTCTGCCCCCAATGCGGATAAGACTATTCGGTTCACCGCCAAGGCTCTTGGCGATTACACGCGATCTTTGGGTGAGCTTGCGGTCGGCACACGGGCGCGGGTCTCTCGGGCCTATGGCCACTTCCTGCCGTCAAAGCGGAGCAGTTGCGATGTGTGGATTGGGGCCGGTATCGGGATCACTCCGTTTCTGGCCTGGTCTGGACGAGGTGACCTGGTACCGCGACCAACGCATCTTTTCTACAGCGTTCAATCCAGAAACAATGCGGTGGGCCTTCACGAGCTTGAGGTTGCGGCAGCTAGAGATCCGCAGCTGACATTGCATGTGGTGGATTCAAAGGTCTCCGGACGCCTCACGGCGGACATGATTTCTGATGCCGTTGGTGGTGTCGGCAAGGGCGTGAATGCCCATTTCTGTGGTCCCAAGCCCATGCGTAAGGCGTTGAAAGACGGACTGGTCGCCAAAGGGATGCGCCGAAGCGCGTTCCACTATGAAGAATTCGAAATCAGGTCAGATCTGGGTCTGCGCAAAATGTCAGGTTGGCTGATGGCACGGAGCCTTCGTCGCTTCAGCAAGACGACTAGTAGCTAA
- a CDS encoding helix-turn-helix domain-containing protein, with translation MRWNDLPKVSCSVARTMSVIGDRWTMLVLRDLFLGIRRFEDFEKRLGIARPVLSQRLKKLVEEGVLDRVRYEERPARFEYRLTPKGRDLYPIIITLTNWGDKHMAGDAGPPVVTRHKPCGGFVTPQLTCPDCGEPIQAKDMQAVPGPGAEATEHQPASKKQA, from the coding sequence ATGCGCTGGAACGACCTACCAAAAGTCTCCTGTTCCGTTGCCCGGACCATGTCCGTCATTGGCGACAGATGGACCATGCTGGTGCTGCGCGATCTTTTCCTTGGCATCCGCCGCTTTGAGGATTTTGAAAAGCGCCTGGGCATTGCACGCCCGGTTCTGTCTCAACGACTAAAGAAGCTGGTGGAAGAAGGGGTGCTCGACAGGGTCCGCTACGAAGAGCGTCCAGCACGGTTTGAGTATCGCCTCACACCAAAAGGCCGGGATCTCTATCCCATCATCATCACGCTCACCAACTGGGGCGACAAGCACATGGCAGGAGACGCAGGACCACCCGTCGTAACGCGCCACAAGCCATGTGGTGGCTTCGTCACGCCACAACTGACATGTCCCGATTGCGGTGAGCCCATCCAGGCCAAAGACATGCAGGCTGTCCCCGGCCCCGGCGCCGAGGCAACCGAGCATCAGCCTGCCTCCAAAAAGCAGGCCTAA